In Halorubrum sp. PV6, a single window of DNA contains:
- the cobA gene encoding uroporphyrinogen-III C-methyltransferase codes for MREGDDAGDAVGTVYLVGSGPGDPDLLTVRAAELIESADVVLHDKLPGPEILGRIPEAKREDVGKRAGGEWTPQEYTNRRLVELAREGNSVVRLKGGDPFVFGRGGEEAEHLAEAGIPFEIVPGVTSAIAGPAVAGIPVTHRDHASSVSFVTGHEDPTKEESAVDWDALAATGGTIVVLMGVGKLPAYTAELREAGLAGDTPVALVERATWPDMRVATGTLDTIVDVRDEAEIEPPAITVIGDVAATRERVAEFLGNDAERGETP; via the coding sequence ATGCGTGAGGGGGATGACGCGGGCGACGCGGTCGGCACCGTCTACCTCGTCGGCTCCGGACCCGGCGACCCGGACCTGCTGACGGTTCGAGCCGCCGAGCTGATCGAGTCGGCGGACGTGGTCCTCCACGACAAGCTTCCGGGCCCGGAGATACTCGGACGGATCCCGGAGGCGAAGCGCGAGGACGTGGGCAAACGCGCGGGCGGCGAGTGGACGCCTCAGGAGTACACGAACCGGCGGCTCGTCGAACTGGCACGCGAGGGGAACTCGGTCGTCCGGCTCAAGGGCGGCGACCCGTTCGTCTTCGGGCGCGGCGGCGAGGAGGCCGAACACCTCGCCGAGGCGGGGATCCCCTTCGAGATCGTTCCCGGCGTCACCTCCGCTATCGCGGGCCCCGCAGTCGCCGGAATCCCGGTCACCCACCGCGATCACGCGTCCTCCGTCTCGTTCGTCACGGGCCACGAGGACCCGACGAAAGAGGAGTCGGCGGTCGACTGGGACGCGCTCGCCGCGACCGGCGGCACCATCGTCGTGCTGATGGGCGTCGGCAAACTCCCGGCGTACACCGCGGAACTCCGCGAGGCCGGCCTCGCGGGCGACACCCCCGTGGCGCTGGTCGAGCGCGCGACGTGGCCCGACATGCGCGTCGCGACCGGCACCCTCGACACCATCGTCGACGTGCGCGACGAGGCGGAGATCGAACCCCCCGCGATCACCGTGATCGGCGACGTGGCCGCGACGCGCGAGCGGGTCGCCGAGTTCCTCGGAAACGACGCCGAGCGGGGTGAGACCCCGTGA
- a CDS encoding RAD55 family ATPase has translation MRASSGVPGFDDLVDGGFPEHRLYVVSGPPGSGKTTFCSQFAAEGARNGEDVLYISMHETKEGIRRDMGEYDFGFDRALDTDRVTFLDSFSSDGRRFFGLPGERRDHSGVTNRLTGFINSRDIDRVVFDSTMLLRFLLDDDEDTMIQLLSSLKRTDATTLLISEMTDPSAYSEEHYLAHGVVFMHNYLEDEGMTRGIQVLKMRGTDVNTDIQDVEFTDGGLRVGSAATVRQ, from the coding sequence ATGCGCGCCTCAAGCGGCGTCCCTGGGTTTGACGATCTCGTCGACGGCGGGTTCCCGGAGCATCGCCTCTACGTTGTGAGCGGTCCGCCGGGCAGCGGCAAAACGACGTTCTGTTCTCAGTTCGCCGCGGAGGGCGCCCGCAACGGCGAAGACGTGCTGTACATCAGCATGCACGAGACGAAGGAGGGGATCCGGCGCGACATGGGCGAGTACGACTTCGGGTTCGACCGGGCGCTCGACACCGACCGCGTCACCTTCCTCGATTCGTTCTCGTCCGACGGGCGCCGGTTCTTCGGGTTACCGGGCGAGCGACGGGACCACTCGGGCGTGACGAACCGGCTCACCGGCTTCATCAACTCTCGGGACATCGACCGCGTCGTCTTCGACTCGACGATGCTGTTGCGGTTCCTCCTCGACGACGACGAGGACACGATGATCCAGCTGCTCTCCTCGTTGAAGCGGACCGACGCGACCACGCTGCTCATCTCCGAGATGACCGATCCGAGCGCCTACTCGGAGGAACACTACCTCGCGCACGGCGTCGTCTTCATGCACAACTACCTCGAAGACGAGGGTATGACCCGCGGGATTCAGGTGTTGAAGATGCGCGGGACCGACGTCAACACGGACATTCAAGACGTCGAGTTCACCGACGGCGGGCTCCGAGTCGGCTCGGCCGCGACGGTGAGACAGTGA
- a CDS encoding aminotransferase class V-fold PLP-dependent enzyme, with product MGVQEQYPFDVEALRADFPILDRSVGGDPESPGEGPSDDTPLVYLDNAATSQTPDPVVDTISDYYRSYNANVHRGIHQLSQEASVAYEEAHDTVADFIGAAGREEVIFTKNTTEAMNLVAYAWGLEELGPGDNVVLSQMEHHASLVTWQQIGKRTGADVRFIDVTDEGRLDMDHAASLIDDDTQMVSVVHVSNTLGTINPLSELADLAHDHDAYVFADGAQSVPTRPVDVEDLGVDFLAFSAHKMCGPTGIGALYGREEILDDMQPYLYGGDMIRRVSFEDSTWEDLPWKFEAGTPSIAQGIAFAAAIEYLDEIGMANVQAHEDLLVEYAYDELSAMDGVEIYGPPGDDRGGLVAFNVEGVHAHDLSSILNDYGVAIRAGDHCTQPLHDELGVAASARASFYLYNTIEEVDALTEAVGAARDLFA from the coding sequence ATGGGAGTTCAGGAGCAGTACCCGTTCGACGTGGAGGCGCTCCGGGCCGATTTCCCGATCCTCGATCGGTCGGTCGGCGGCGATCCGGAGTCACCCGGCGAGGGCCCGAGCGACGACACGCCGCTCGTCTACCTCGACAACGCGGCGACCTCACAGACGCCGGACCCCGTCGTCGACACCATCTCCGACTACTACCGGAGTTACAACGCCAACGTCCACCGCGGGATCCACCAGTTGAGCCAGGAGGCCTCCGTGGCCTACGAGGAGGCACACGACACCGTCGCCGACTTCATCGGCGCCGCGGGCCGCGAGGAAGTCATCTTCACGAAGAACACGACCGAGGCGATGAACCTCGTCGCCTACGCGTGGGGGCTCGAAGAGCTCGGGCCGGGCGACAACGTCGTCCTCTCGCAGATGGAACACCACGCGTCGCTGGTGACGTGGCAGCAGATCGGCAAACGCACCGGCGCCGACGTGCGCTTCATCGACGTCACCGACGAGGGGCGGCTCGACATGGACCACGCCGCGAGCCTCATCGACGACGACACGCAGATGGTGTCGGTCGTCCACGTCTCGAACACGCTGGGCACGATCAACCCCCTCTCGGAACTGGCCGACCTCGCACACGACCACGACGCGTACGTCTTCGCCGACGGCGCGCAGTCGGTGCCGACTCGCCCGGTCGACGTAGAGGACCTCGGGGTCGACTTCCTCGCCTTCTCGGCACACAAGATGTGCGGTCCCACGGGCATCGGCGCGCTGTACGGTCGCGAGGAGATCCTCGACGACATGCAGCCGTACCTCTACGGCGGCGACATGATCCGGCGCGTCTCCTTCGAGGACTCCACGTGGGAGGACCTCCCGTGGAAGTTCGAGGCCGGGACGCCGTCGATCGCACAGGGGATCGCCTTTGCGGCCGCGATCGAGTACCTCGACGAGATCGGGATGGCGAACGTCCAGGCCCACGAGGACCTCCTCGTCGAGTACGCCTACGACGAGCTCTCGGCGATGGACGGCGTGGAGATATACGGCCCGCCGGGCGACGACCGCGGCGGGCTCGTCGCGTTCAACGTCGAGGGCGTCCACGCCCACGACCTGTCCAGTATCCTCAACGACTACGGCGTCGCGATCCGCGCCGGCGACCACTGCACGCAGCCGCTCCACGACGAACTCGGCGTCGCGGCCTCGGCGCGCGCCTCCTTCTATCTGTACAACACCATCGAAGAGGTCGACGCGCTCACCGAGGCCGTCGGCGCGGCGCGTGACCTGTTCGCCTGA
- a CDS encoding chemotaxis protein CheA, translating to MDSHRAAFVAEAEDGITDLNNALLALEADPEDSEAMDDVFRVAHTLKGNAAAMGYEDVSDFGHALEDLLDAVRQGEREVTPELMDLLFEGVDTVEAMVSEIADTGEISTDPSDLEGRLREMEEHGTVGGGTDDGADADGEVDDGELDDSDGANDDDESEAEEEQDAVSVTDLPDAAASLDAPVVYADVTIGESSMAGVDAALVLQALDGQFDGYVTVPDAESLEDGEYDEGFDVFVADSDPDVVAEGLGALTQVESIATAFADGEADAPAETGETDASAETGETDASAEPVEASSEAGETAADEDAGADDTEDDDTDEPAAETTEEDDSASDTGSDPKSGSDSKSGDEIKSIRVDVDQVDELYGLVEQLVTSRIKLRRELEELNAQSDALDELDKLASSLQDTAMDMRLIPFSQVSDSFPRLVRDISRDLDKRIDFDIEGDDVELDRTILTEMRDPLVHVLRNAVDHGIESPEAREAAGKEPTGHVRLTAERERDHVIIEVADDGGGLDPDQLREKAVDEGVKTREAVEAMEDDEVYDLVFHPGFSTAEEVTDVSGRGVGMDVVRTTARDLDGSVSVESDPGEGTTVRFRLPVTVAIVKVMFVDVGGTEYGIPIKSIAEVARADGIEEVHGDEIVRHEEDLYPVIRLEDRLENAGAAVAEAGAGSDETAVGEGDPETASASATTDGGVTDDGMLVRIREETRQVALHCDAVLDQEEVVVKPLDGPLSGTPGLSGTAVLGDGDVVAVLDVVSL from the coding sequence ATGGACTCCCACCGCGCCGCGTTCGTCGCCGAGGCCGAAGACGGGATCACGGACCTGAACAACGCCCTCCTCGCCCTCGAAGCCGACCCCGAGGACAGCGAGGCGATGGACGACGTGTTCCGGGTCGCACACACCTTAAAAGGAAACGCCGCGGCGATGGGGTACGAGGACGTCTCCGACTTCGGACACGCCCTCGAAGACTTGCTCGACGCGGTCCGACAGGGCGAGCGCGAGGTGACGCCGGAGCTGATGGACCTGCTCTTCGAGGGGGTCGACACTGTCGAGGCGATGGTGTCGGAGATAGCCGACACCGGCGAGATCTCGACTGACCCCTCGGACCTCGAAGGCCGTCTCCGCGAGATGGAGGAGCACGGAACCGTCGGCGGCGGTACCGACGACGGCGCTGACGCGGACGGCGAGGTCGACGACGGGGAACTGGACGACTCCGACGGCGCTAACGACGACGACGAAAGCGAAGCCGAGGAGGAACAGGATGCCGTTTCCGTCACCGATCTCCCGGACGCAGCGGCGTCCCTCGACGCCCCGGTCGTCTACGCCGACGTGACGATCGGCGAGAGTTCGATGGCGGGCGTCGACGCCGCGCTCGTGTTACAGGCGCTCGACGGGCAGTTCGACGGGTACGTGACCGTTCCCGACGCCGAGTCGCTGGAAGACGGGGAGTACGACGAGGGGTTCGACGTGTTCGTCGCCGACTCCGACCCCGACGTCGTCGCGGAGGGGCTCGGCGCGCTCACGCAGGTCGAGTCGATCGCGACGGCGTTCGCCGACGGCGAGGCGGACGCACCGGCCGAGACGGGCGAAACGGACGCATCGGCCGAGACGGGCGAAACGGACGCATCGGCCGAGCCGGTCGAGGCATCGAGCGAGGCGGGCGAGACGGCAGCCGACGAGGACGCCGGCGCCGACGATACCGAAGACGACGACACCGACGAACCGGCGGCAGAGACCACAGAGGAGGACGACAGCGCGTCCGACACCGGCTCCGACCCCAAGTCCGGCTCCGACTCCAAGTCCGGCGACGAGATCAAATCGATCCGGGTCGACGTCGATCAGGTCGACGAGCTGTACGGGCTCGTCGAGCAGCTGGTGACGAGTCGGATCAAGCTCCGACGCGAGCTCGAGGAGTTGAACGCCCAGTCGGACGCGTTGGACGAACTCGACAAGCTCGCGTCCAGCCTGCAGGACACCGCGATGGACATGCGGCTCATCCCGTTCTCGCAGGTGTCCGACTCGTTCCCGCGGCTCGTTCGCGACATCTCGCGGGACCTCGACAAGCGGATCGACTTCGACATCGAGGGCGACGACGTGGAGCTCGACCGCACCATCCTCACGGAGATGCGCGACCCGCTCGTCCACGTCCTGCGGAACGCGGTCGACCACGGTATCGAGTCGCCGGAAGCGCGCGAGGCCGCCGGGAAGGAGCCGACCGGGCACGTCAGGCTCACCGCCGAGCGCGAGCGCGACCACGTGATCATCGAGGTCGCGGACGACGGCGGCGGGCTCGACCCCGACCAACTGCGCGAGAAGGCCGTCGACGAGGGCGTCAAGACCCGAGAGGCGGTCGAGGCCATGGAGGACGACGAGGTGTACGACCTCGTGTTCCACCCCGGCTTCTCCACCGCGGAGGAGGTGACGGACGTCTCCGGGCGCGGCGTCGGCATGGACGTGGTCCGAACGACGGCCCGCGACCTCGACGGCTCCGTCTCGGTCGAGAGCGACCCCGGCGAGGGGACGACGGTCCGGTTCCGGCTCCCCGTCACCGTCGCCATCGTGAAGGTGATGTTCGTCGACGTGGGCGGGACGGAGTACGGGATCCCGATCAAGTCGATCGCCGAGGTCGCCCGCGCGGACGGCATCGAGGAGGTCCACGGCGACGAGATCGTCCGCCACGAGGAGGATCTCTACCCCGTGATCCGGCTGGAAGACCGGCTGGAGAACGCGGGCGCCGCCGTCGCGGAGGCGGGGGCCGGAAGCGACGAGACGGCGGTCGGCGAGGGCGACCCCGAGACGGCTTCCGCGTCGGCTACCACCGACGGCGGCGTGACCGACGACGGGATGCTCGTGCGGATCCGCGAGGAGACGCGACAGGTCGCGCTCCACTGCGACGCCGTACTCGATCAGGAGGAGGTCGTCGTGAAACCGCTCGACGGGCCGTTGTCGGGGACGCCGGGGCTCAGCGGCACGGCGGTCCTCGGCGACGGCGACGTCGTTGCCGTCCTCGACGTGGTGAGCCTATGA
- a CDS encoding response regulator produces the protein MTQSTRYPTASAAQPDSSTAAGDDPTEGEGPVVLLHVEPDAESAELLAAFVERFADGVTVRAVDGMAAALDALDAGAADCLVTEQRLPDGSGVELVERLRARGSDLPVAFHSTCCEAATEARALDAGADAYFVKQPDRGQYECILDWLRGLGSDVDPDARATTAHSSTGTGAVAESTDSEE, from the coding sequence ATGACACAGTCAACACGATATCCGACCGCGTCCGCCGCACAGCCGGACTCAAGCACCGCCGCCGGTGACGACCCGACCGAGGGCGAGGGTCCCGTCGTCCTGCTCCACGTCGAGCCGGACGCGGAGTCGGCCGAGCTGCTGGCGGCGTTCGTCGAGCGGTTCGCCGACGGGGTGACGGTCCGGGCTGTCGACGGGATGGCGGCGGCGCTCGACGCGCTCGACGCCGGCGCCGCCGACTGTCTCGTGACCGAACAGCGGCTGCCGGACGGCTCCGGGGTCGAACTGGTCGAACGGCTCCGAGCGCGGGGCAGCGACCTGCCGGTCGCCTTCCACTCCACCTGCTGTGAGGCGGCGACCGAGGCGCGGGCGCTCGACGCCGGCGCCGACGCGTACTTCGTCAAACAGCCGGACCGCGGCCAGTACGAGTGCATCCTCGACTGGCTCCGCGGGCTCGGTAGCGACGTCGACCCGGACGCCCGCGCGACGACGGCCCACTCTTCGACCGGAACTGGCGCGGTCGCCGAATCGACCGATTCCGAGGAGTAG
- a CDS encoding uroporphyrinogen-III synthase codes for MTDEPDGAGDGAGDTPRVAAFRPDDERIADATSLLDSLGAEPVADPMLAVESTGAVPEAAPYVVFTSKTGVELAAEAGWTPGDATLVAIGPSTAAAAREAGWAVDVVPDEYTSAGLVAALEARVDGDRVEVARSDHGSDVLLDGLREAGADVHETVLYRLTRPETAGESAELAAAGALDAAAFTSSLTVTHFLDAAAERGVREAAVAGLNDAVVGAIGPPTAETAADSGLAVDVVPDDADFEALARAVVDAVTGDARATKPGGAASESDRSDE; via the coding sequence GTGACCGACGAGCCCGACGGCGCGGGCGACGGCGCCGGCGACACTCCCCGCGTCGCCGCCTTCCGCCCCGACGACGAGCGGATCGCGGACGCGACGAGCCTCCTCGACTCGCTCGGCGCCGAACCGGTCGCCGACCCGATGCTCGCCGTCGAGTCGACGGGAGCGGTCCCCGAAGCGGCGCCCTACGTCGTCTTCACGAGCAAGACGGGCGTCGAGCTCGCGGCCGAGGCGGGGTGGACGCCGGGCGACGCGACGCTGGTCGCCATCGGCCCGTCCACCGCCGCCGCGGCCCGCGAGGCGGGATGGGCGGTCGACGTGGTGCCCGACGAGTACACCTCGGCCGGGCTGGTGGCGGCGCTCGAAGCGAGGGTCGACGGCGACCGGGTCGAGGTGGCCCGCTCGGACCACGGGAGCGACGTGCTCTTAGACGGGCTTCGGGAGGCCGGCGCGGACGTCCACGAAACGGTGCTGTACCGGCTCACGCGCCCGGAGACGGCCGGCGAGTCGGCGGAACTGGCGGCCGCCGGCGCCCTCGACGCCGCCGCGTTCACCTCGTCGCTCACGGTGACGCACTTCCTCGACGCCGCGGCCGAGCGCGGGGTCCGCGAGGCGGCGGTGGCCGGTCTCAACGACGCGGTCGTCGGGGCGATCGGTCCGCCGACCGCGGAGACGGCGGCCGACAGCGGCCTCGCTGTCGACGTGGTGCCCGACGACGCCGACTTCGAGGCGCTCGCGAGGGCGGTGGTCGACGCGGTGACGGGAGACGCGCGAGCGACGAAGCCCGGCGGGGCGGCGAGCGAGTCGGACCGGAGCGACGAGTAG
- the glmM gene encoding phosphoglucosamine mutase encodes MELFGSSGIRGVALRYLTPELVLEIAKAAGTTWDADRVAVARDTRTTGELFANAAASGLAAVGCDVDRLGVVPTPAVGNYCEATSVPCVLVTASHNPPEFNGIKLVGADGVELSTDVLERIERRVLDDEYDHANWQNAGATTRIDGAVDDYVEQLIDAVDAESIADADLTVAVDPGHGAASVSSPRIYRELGCEVVTVNATPDGHFPGRNSEPVPENLEALRRLVATTDADVGIAHDGDADRAVFVDETGSFVDGDTTFAAMADACLSPGDAVVSAVNVSQRLVDICDANDADLELTPIGATNIITRTRELHEEGVNVPIAGEGNGGVFFPPYRLSRDGAYIGARFLELLAAADGPVSEAVAPYADYHFVRRNVEYGSEDERDDMLSAARAYVETADAAPNTTDGYRLDYGDAWVLVRPSGTEPKIRIYAESADADRAEQLATDMYVAVESGR; translated from the coding sequence ATGGAGCTGTTCGGATCCAGCGGCATTCGCGGGGTCGCGCTCCGGTATCTCACGCCGGAACTCGTCCTCGAAATCGCGAAGGCCGCCGGAACGACCTGGGACGCCGACCGGGTCGCCGTCGCCCGAGACACTCGCACCACCGGCGAGCTGTTCGCCAACGCCGCCGCGAGCGGGCTCGCCGCGGTCGGCTGCGACGTCGACCGGCTCGGCGTGGTCCCCACGCCGGCGGTCGGCAACTACTGTGAGGCGACCAGCGTCCCGTGCGTGCTCGTCACCGCCTCGCACAACCCGCCGGAGTTCAACGGGATCAAACTCGTCGGCGCCGACGGCGTGGAACTGTCGACCGACGTGCTCGAACGCATCGAGCGGCGGGTCCTCGACGACGAGTACGACCACGCGAACTGGCAGAACGCGGGCGCGACGACCCGGATCGACGGCGCCGTCGACGACTACGTCGAGCAGCTGATCGACGCGGTCGACGCCGAATCGATCGCCGACGCCGACCTCACCGTGGCGGTCGACCCCGGCCACGGGGCCGCGTCGGTCTCGTCGCCGCGGATCTACCGCGAACTGGGCTGTGAGGTGGTGACCGTGAACGCGACGCCGGACGGCCACTTCCCCGGCCGCAACTCGGAGCCGGTCCCGGAGAACCTCGAAGCCCTGCGGCGGCTCGTCGCGACCACCGACGCGGACGTGGGGATCGCTCACGACGGCGACGCCGACCGGGCGGTGTTCGTCGACGAGACCGGCTCGTTCGTCGACGGCGACACCACGTTCGCGGCGATGGCTGACGCCTGTCTCTCGCCCGGCGACGCCGTCGTCAGCGCGGTGAACGTCTCACAGCGGCTCGTCGATATCTGCGACGCCAACGACGCCGACCTGGAACTGACGCCCATCGGCGCGACGAACATCATCACGCGGACCCGCGAACTCCACGAGGAGGGCGTCAACGTCCCCATCGCCGGCGAGGGGAACGGCGGGGTGTTCTTCCCGCCGTACCGGCTCTCGCGGGACGGCGCGTACATCGGCGCGCGCTTCCTCGAACTGCTCGCGGCGGCCGACGGCCCCGTCAGCGAGGCGGTCGCGCCCTACGCCGACTACCACTTCGTGCGGCGGAACGTCGAGTACGGGAGCGAGGACGAGCGCGACGACATGCTGTCGGCCGCGCGCGCCTACGTCGAGACCGCGGACGCGGCGCCGAACACCACGGACGGGTACCGGCTCGACTACGGGGACGCGTGGGTGCTCGTGCGGCCGTCCGGCACGGAGCCGAAGATCCGGATCTACGCCGAGTCCGCGGACGCCGACCGGGCCGAACAGCTCGCGACGGACATGTACGTCGCCGTCGAGAGCGGCCGATAA
- the cheB gene encoding chemotaxis-specific protein-glutamate methyltransferase CheB, with amino-acid sequence MSRTTDRRGGRDDALRVVVVDDSPFMRGLISDLLTDAGVAVVGEAGDGAEALSVIDETRPDVVTMDVEMPGMGGLEAVERLMDETPTPVLMLSAHTAEGAEVTFEALERGAVDFFSKPGGEVSAGVSRESDRLVEAVRSVADADLAAATRDRRERAAGKGPETTASAASTGTASPATSEVDGPLTVVIAASTGGPNAVERVMSALPMTDCRIVIVQHMPEAFTSRFADRLDEASAYDVREASDGARIGSGEALVARGGSHTRIDSYRAGRLRIKLVDDDSQSVTPAADVTMRSAAEVVDGPLVGVVLTGMGADASDGIRAMADAGARTIAQSEDTCVIYGMPKRAVETGGVGTVCDLDDVATAIVGGEA; translated from the coding sequence ATGAGCAGGACGACGGACCGGCGCGGTGGTCGCGACGACGCGTTGCGGGTCGTCGTCGTCGACGACTCGCCGTTCATGCGAGGGTTGATCTCCGACCTCTTGACCGACGCGGGGGTCGCGGTCGTCGGAGAGGCGGGGGACGGCGCCGAGGCGCTGTCGGTGATAGACGAGACGCGTCCGGACGTCGTGACGATGGACGTCGAAATGCCAGGCATGGGGGGATTAGAGGCCGTCGAGCGGCTGATGGACGAGACCCCGACGCCGGTGTTGATGCTCTCGGCGCACACCGCCGAGGGCGCCGAGGTGACCTTCGAGGCGCTCGAACGCGGCGCCGTCGACTTCTTCTCGAAACCCGGCGGCGAGGTCTCGGCCGGCGTCTCGCGCGAGTCGGACCGGCTCGTCGAGGCCGTCCGGTCGGTCGCCGACGCCGACCTCGCCGCGGCGACCCGCGACCGGCGCGAACGGGCGGCCGGGAAGGGCCCGGAAACGACCGCGTCGGCGGCGTCGACGGGCACCGCGTCCCCCGCGACCTCCGAGGTCGACGGCCCGCTGACGGTCGTCATCGCCGCCTCGACCGGGGGGCCGAACGCGGTGGAACGAGTCATGTCGGCGCTGCCGATGACCGACTGTCGGATCGTCATCGTCCAACATATGCCCGAAGCGTTCACCTCGCGGTTCGCCGACCGGCTGGACGAAGCATCGGCGTACGACGTGCGCGAGGCGAGCGACGGCGCCCGGATCGGCTCCGGCGAGGCGCTCGTCGCCCGCGGCGGGAGCCACACGCGGATCGACAGCTACCGAGCGGGACGGCTCCGGATCAAACTCGTCGACGACGACTCGCAGTCGGTGACGCCGGCCGCGGACGTGACGATGCGGTCGGCGGCCGAGGTCGTCGACGGCCCGCTCGTCGGCGTCGTGTTGACCGGGATGGGGGCCGACGCCTCCGACGGAATCCGCGCGATGGCCGACGCGGGAGCGCGGACCATCGCACAGAGCGAGGACACCTGCGTCATCTACGGGATGCCGAAACGCGCGGTCGAGACGGGCGGTGTCGGCACCGTGTGCGATCTCGACGACGTGGCCACCGCGATCGTCGGGGGTGAGGCCTGA
- a CDS encoding chemotaxis protein CheW, which produces MAAMETEAEPTKVLEFGLGDGTYCLDIGVIDEIVDAGELTRIPNSPDHVEGVMDLRGRTTTIVDPKTLFSIDEEGPRERIVVFDDAEIDEGGTVGWMVDEVFQVRDVAPEDVDQTTTVNDEGVNGIVKSDDRFVVWVSPDVDDIDDIEDLDADLGDEGDDA; this is translated from the coding sequence ATGGCAGCCATGGAAACGGAGGCCGAACCGACGAAGGTACTGGAGTTCGGGCTGGGCGACGGGACGTACTGTTTAGACATCGGCGTCATCGACGAGATCGTCGACGCCGGCGAGCTCACCCGTATCCCCAACTCCCCCGACCACGTCGAGGGCGTCATGGATCTGCGGGGTCGCACGACGACGATCGTCGACCCGAAGACGCTCTTCTCCATCGACGAGGAGGGGCCCCGCGAGCGAATCGTCGTGTTCGACGACGCCGAGATCGACGAGGGCGGCACCGTCGGCTGGATGGTCGACGAGGTGTTCCAGGTCCGCGACGTCGCGCCGGAAGACGTCGACCAGACGACGACCGTCAACGACGAGGGCGTCAACGGGATCGTCAAATCCGACGACCGGTTCGTGGTCTGGGTCTCCCCGGACGTCGACGACATCGACGACATCGAGGACCTCGACGCCGACCTCGGCGACGAGGGCGACGACGCGTAA
- the hemC gene encoding hydroxymethylbilane synthase, with product MTDTLRLATRGSDLALRQAGTVRDALSSRRRDVELRRVETRGDQIPDELIHRLGKTGAFVHALDEEVRDGDADLAVHSLKDVPTEGIADMVIAGVPERAPSGDVVVNPDGLGIADLPAGSVVGTGSLRRTAQIKAARPDLVVEPLRGNVDTRIEKLLAPRLQAEHERRLIASGEASAATAAKGGDDGENEGGEADEPNWDALSDDEDGGDDAGEDGEDDADDAESEVDEEFDRTVEEWFDSLSDLERSAMERKVETEYDAIVLAEAGLRRSELFYDVETTRLPREEFVPAAGQGAIAVTATDPDVVEAVHSAIDHPRTRVAVTVERTILGELNGGCVAPIGVSALVQGEHVHTRVRVLSTDGTEEVADTRDLPIRSHAKAAEEFAADLADRGAADLIEAAREEAEVDA from the coding sequence ATGACCGATACCCTCAGGCTCGCCACGCGCGGGTCGGATCTGGCCCTCCGACAGGCCGGAACCGTCCGCGACGCCCTGTCGAGCCGCCGACGCGACGTCGAACTTCGACGCGTCGAGACCCGCGGCGACCAGATCCCCGACGAGCTGATCCACCGCCTCGGCAAGACGGGGGCGTTCGTCCACGCGCTCGACGAGGAGGTCCGCGACGGCGACGCGGATCTGGCCGTCCACTCGCTGAAGGACGTACCCACCGAGGGGATAGCCGACATGGTGATCGCCGGCGTCCCCGAGCGCGCCCCCTCCGGCGACGTGGTCGTCAACCCCGACGGCCTCGGGATCGCTGACCTCCCGGCCGGCTCCGTGGTCGGAACCGGCTCGCTCCGCCGGACCGCCCAGATCAAGGCCGCGCGCCCGGACCTGGTCGTCGAACCGCTCCGCGGCAACGTCGACACCCGGATCGAGAAACTGCTCGCGCCCCGACTGCAGGCGGAACACGAGCGGCGGCTGATCGCGTCGGGCGAAGCGAGCGCGGCGACGGCAGCGAAGGGCGGCGACGACGGGGAAAACGAGGGCGGCGAGGCCGACGAGCCGAACTGGGACGCGCTCAGCGACGACGAGGACGGCGGAGACGACGCCGGCGAGGACGGTGAAGACGACGCGGACGACGCGGAAAGCGAGGTCGACGAGGAGTTCGACCGCACCGTCGAGGAGTGGTTCGACTCGCTCTCCGATCTCGAACGATCGGCCATGGAACGAAAGGTCGAGACGGAGTACGACGCCATCGTCCTCGCCGAGGCCGGCCTCCGGCGCTCGGAGCTGTTCTACGACGTGGAGACGACCCGCCTCCCGCGCGAGGAGTTCGTCCCGGCGGCCGGGCAGGGCGCCATCGCCGTCACCGCGACCGACCCGGACGTGGTCGAGGCGGTCCACTCGGCCATCGACCACCCGCGGACCCGCGTCGCCGTCACCGTCGAGCGCACGATCCTCGGCGAACTCAACGGGGGCTGTGTCGCCCCGATCGGCGTCTCGGCGCTCGTCCAGGGCGAACACGTCCACACCCGCGTTCGCGTGCTCTCGACCGACGGCACCGAGGAGGTGGCGGACACCCGCGATCTGCCGATCCGGTCGCACGCGAAGGCCGCCGAGGAGTTCGCGGCGGACTTGGCCGACCGCGGCGCCGCCGACCTGATCGAGGCCGCGCGCGAGGAGGCCGAGGTCGATGCGTGA